The Xanthomonas sp. DAR 34887 genome has a segment encoding these proteins:
- the infA gene encoding translation initiation factor IF-1 — protein sequence MSKDDSIEFEGTVSETLPNTTFRVKLENGHEIIAHISGRMRKNYIRILTGDRVKVEMTPYDLTKGRITYRMK from the coding sequence ATGTCGAAAGACGACTCCATCGAATTCGAAGGCACCGTCAGCGAGACGTTGCCCAATACCACCTTCCGGGTCAAGCTGGAAAACGGGCACGAGATCATCGCCCACATCTCCGGCCGCATGCGCAAGAACTACATCCGCATCCTGACCGGCGACCGGGTGAAGGTCGAGATGACCCCGTACGACCTGACCAAGGGTCGTATCACCTACCGCATGAAGTGA